The nucleotide window GGCGTCGATTTCATCGCGGCGATACGCAGCGCCGGGAGCAATGATGCGTACCGGCAGTGCCTTCGCAGACTCCATGGTGCGGATCTGCACGGTGCTGGTGTGCGTGCGCAGAAGGCGGCCATCGGGGAGATAGAAGGTGTCCTTCTCATTGCGCGCGGGGTGGTCCGCCGGCGTGTTCAGCGCGTCGAAGCAATGCCACTCGGTTTCGATTTCCGGACCGTCGGCGAGCGCGAAGCCCATGCGGCGCAGTGTCTGGATGGCGCGGTCGCGGATGCGTGTGAGCGGATGCAGCGCTCCGGAGCGGGCCGGGCGGCCGGGCAGGGTGACATCGATGCCCTTCACGGACTCGGCGTCCTTGGCGGCCTGTAGCGATGAGAGCCTCTGCTCGATGCCTGCGGTGAGAGCAGTGCGTACCTCATTGAGCTTCGCGCCCACGGCGGCCTTCTGATCCGGGGGCACGTCGCGCATGCCGGCGGACACCGTGGTGAGGCGTCCTTTCTTGCCCAGGTAATTCACACGGAAGTTCTCCAGCGAGGTCTCATCAGAGATGCCTTCCAGGGTGGCGATGCCTTCGGTGCGGATGGTGTCGAGTTCAGCGAGCATGGGGGGAGTGGGAAGAGAAGGAAAGGGAACGTGGGAGTTGGGCTGCGGGGCGCATGCGCTCGCTCAGAGAGGCAGGGCGAAGTGATGGCTGGTGATGTTCATCCCTTTGTGCAGGTAAAAGCGGTGCGCGTCAAACCGCTGCACGCCGGAGTCGAGCTGGAAGTGTGCGCAGCCGCGGCGGCGTGCTTCTTCCACCAGCCAGTCAAAAAGGGCAC belongs to Roseimicrobium gellanilyticum and includes:
- the pheS gene encoding phenylalanine--tRNA ligase subunit alpha — its product is MLAELDTIRTEGIATLEGISDETSLENFRVNYLGKKGRLTTVSAGMRDVPPDQKAAVGAKLNEVRTALTAGIEQRLSSLQAAKDAESVKGIDVTLPGRPARSGALHPLTRIRDRAIQTLRRMGFALADGPEIETEWHCFDALNTPADHPARNEKDTFYLPDGRLLRTHTSTVQIRTMESAKALPVRIIAPGAAYRRDEIDATHLSVFNQLEGLYVATDVSLADLKGTLEYFFQDTFGPQTQVRFRPHFFPFTEPSFEIDIKLEVKGQEARWIEIAGCGMVDPAVFEAVCKSRGDKLFDPEKVTGFAFGMGLDRLAMILHGITDIRHLIENDARFLSQF